The proteins below come from a single Aegilops tauschii subsp. strangulata cultivar AL8/78 chromosome 6, Aet v6.0, whole genome shotgun sequence genomic window:
- the LOC109746433 gene encoding calcium-transporting ATPase 5, plasma membrane-type yields MPAGGVGVQAPEASPGRYVRRVDEVPPDDDGCDGVFGVDVRGPGDNDPFDIPAKRAPVERLRRWRQAALVLNASRRFRYTLDLKKEEEKEQIRRKIRAHAQVIRAALLFKEAGEKQNGDTELPEILPRGFGIGEDQLTSMTRDHNYSALQEYGGVKGLTNLLKTNPEKGIHGDEADLSCRANAFGANRYPRKKGKSFWVFLWEACKDLTLVILIVAAAISLVLGIATEGIKEGWYDGASIAFAVFLVILVTAVSDYKQSLQFQHLNEEKQNIQVEVIRGGRRIQVSIFDIVVGDVVALKIGDQVPADGILISGHSLAIDESSMTGESKIVLKDQKSPFLMGGCKVADGYGTMLVTAVGLNTEWGLLMASISEDNNEETPLQVRLNGVATFIGIVGLVVAAMVLVVLFARYFTGHTTNPDGTVQFVKGRTGVKSTIFGVIKILTVAVTIVVVAVPEGLPLAVTLTLAYSMRKMMADKALVRRLSACETMGSATTICSDKTGTLTLNQMTVVRSIVGAIELQPQATIDKLSHTVTSLVLEAIAQNTSGSVFEPEDGSTVEVTGSPTEKAILSWGLELHMKFAVERSKSAIIHVSPFNSEKKRGGVAVIGRDSDVHVHWKGAAEIVLALCTNWLDVDGSTHEMTPDKANHFRKYIEDMAEQSLRCVAFAYRNLDPKDIPSEEQRINWELPDNDLTLIGIVGMKDPCRPGVRDAVELCTNSGVKVRMVTGDNLQTARAIALECGILTDPQASAPVIIEGKVFRAYNDAEREAVADKISVMGRSSPNDKLLLVKALKKNGHVVAVTGDGTNDAPALHEADIGLSMGIQGTEVAKESSDIIILDDNFASVVKVVRWGRSVYANIQKFIQFQLTVNVAALIINVVAAISSGNVPLNAVQLLWVNLIMDTLGALALATEPPTDQLMKRTPVGRREPLVTNIMWRNLFIQAVYQVAVLLTLNFRGRDLLHLTQDTLEHSSKVKNSFIFNTFVLCQVFNEFNARKPEELNIFEGVSRNHLFLAVVSVTVVLQVIIIEFLGKFTSTVRLSWQLWLVSLAIAFISWPLALVGKFIPVPQTPLKNLILKCWPKKKKQGDEGAAPPV; encoded by the exons ATGCCGGCCGGGGGCGTCGGCGTGCAGGCGCCCGAGGCGTCGCCGGGGCGCTACGTGCGGCGGGTCGACGAGGTGCCGCCCGACGACGACGGCTGCGACGGCGTCTTCGGGGTCGACGTGCGGGGACCCGGGGACAACGACCCCTTCGACATCCCCGCCAAGCGCGCGCCCGTCGAGCGGCTACGGCGGTGGAGG CAAGCTGCACTTGTGCTCAATGCATCTCGGCGATTCAGATATACACTCGACTTgaaaaaggaggaagaaaaagaacaaaTAAGGAGGAAGATTAGGGCTCATGCTCAAGTCATACGG GCTGCACTACTGTTCAAGGAAGCAGGAGAAAAGCAGAATGGTGATACGGAATTACCAG AAATTCTCCCACGGGGGTTTGGAATTGGAGAGGATCAACTTACATCGATGACAAGGGATCATAACTATTCCGCTCTGCAAGAATATGGAGGG GTTAAAGGGCTCACAAATTTACTGAAAACAAACCCAGAGAAGGGGATCCATGGTGATGAAGCAGATTTGTCATGTAGGGCGAATGCTTTTGGGGCTAACAGATATCCTCGCAAGAAAGGAAAAAGCTTCTGG GTTTTTCTCTGGGAGGCCTGCAAGGACTTGACATTGGTTATCCTTATTGTAGCTGCAGCCATTTCTCTTGTATTGGGCATCGCAACAGAG GGCATCAAGGAAGGATGGTATGATGGTGCAAGTATAGCATTTGCTGTCTTTCTTGTGATACTTGTTACTG CTGTCAGTGATTACAAACAGTCCCTTCAGTTCCAACACCTCAATGAGGAGAAACAAAATATTCAAGTCGAG GTTATTAGGGGTGGTAGAAGGATTCAAGTGTCGATCTTTGATATTGTTGTTGGTGATGTAGTAGCTTTAAAAATTGGTGATCAG GTTCCAGCAGATGGCATTTTAATTAGTGGCCATTCTCTTGCCATTGATGAATCCAGTATGACCGGGGAAAGCAAAATT GTTTTGAAGGATCAGAAGTCACCTTTTCTAATGGGAGGATGCAAAGTAGCTGATGGTTATGGTACCATGTTG GTAACTGCGGTTGGTCTAAACACTGAATGGGGTCTATTAATGGCCAGCATTTCAGAAGATAATAATGAAGAGACACCGTTGCAG GTGCGGTTGAATGGAGTAGCAACATTCATAGGCATTGTGGGGCTTGTTGTTGCAGCAATGGTCCTTGTAGTCCTCTTTGCAAG ATATTTTACAGGACATACTACAAACCCAGATGGTACTGTTCAGTTTGTTAAGGGGCGCACAGGTGTGAAATCTACAATATTTGGAGTAATAAAGATACTAACTGTCGCG GTGACTATTGTTGTCGTTGCTGTACCTGAGGGACTACCGCTGGCTGTAACACTAAC CCTGGCTTATTCAATGCGGAAAATGATGGCAGATAAAGCTCTG GTGAGGAGGCTTTCAGCTTGTGAAACGATGGGTTCTGCTACAACAATTTGTAGTGACAAGACCGGTACATTAACGCTCAATCAG ATGACTGTGGTGCGATCAATAGTTGGGGCGATAGAGCTGCAACCTCAGGCTACTATTGACAAGTTGTCACATACAGTTACCTCTCTTGTACTTGAAGCAATTGCACAGAATACTTCAGGCAGTGTGTTTGAGCCAGAG GATGGTAGCACCGTCGAGGTAACAGGCTCACCAACTGAAAAGGCAATCCTTTCTTGGGGTCTTGAG CTTCATATGAAATTTGCCGTGGAGAGATCAAAATCTGCTATCATTCATGTCTCTCCATTCAACTCAGAAAAAAAACGCGGAGGCGTTGCAGTGATTGGG AGAGATTCAGATGTTCATGTGCATTGGAAAGGAGCTGCGGAAATAGTTCTCGCGTTATGTACAAATTGGCTTGATGTAGACGGCTCAACTCATGAAATGACACCTGATAAG GCTAATCACTTCAGGAAATACATAGAAGATATGGCGGAGCAAAGTCTTCGTTGTGTTGCTTTTGCTTATAGAAATCTTGATCCGAAGGACATTCCAAGTGAGGAACAACGAATTAACTGGGAGTTGCCTGATAATGACCTGACTCTTATTGGAATTGTGGGGATGAAG GATCCTTGCCGTCCTGGAGTGAGAGATGCTGTTGAGCTGTGCACGAATtctggtgttaag GTACGGATGGTAACTGGAGATAATCTGCAGACAGCTAGAGCAATAGCACTTGAGTGTGGAATACTTACTGACCCCCAGGCTTCTGCACCAGTTATAATAGAGGGAAAAGTTTTCCGTGCATACAATGACGCCGAAAGGGAGGCGGTTGCCGACAAGATATCT GTGATGGGAAGATCCTCTCCGAATGATAAGCTTCTTCTTGTAAAAGCACTGAAGAAGAACGGCCATGTTGTGGCTGTTACTGGAGATGGGACAAACGATGCCCCTGCATTGCATGAG GCAGATATTGGTCTTTCTATGGGTATCCAAGGAACAGAAGTAGCTAAAGAGAGCTCAGACATAATTATTCTGGATGATAATTTTGCTTCGGTCGTGAAG GTGGTCCGCTGGGGTCGTTCTGTTTATGCAAATATCCAAAAGTTCATTCAATTCCAGCTTACTGTAAATGTTGCGGCTCTTATAATCAATGTGGTTGCTGCTATTTCCTCGGGCAATGTTCCTCTAAATGCTGTTCAG CTTCTCTGGGTTAATCTCATAATGGACACACTCGGTGCACTTGCATTGGCTACTGAACCACCAACGGACCAGCTTATGAAAAGGACACCTGTTGGACGGAG AGAACCTCTTGTGACTAATATTATGTGGAGAAACTTGTTCATTCAG GCTGTCTATCAAGTGGCTGTTCTTTTGACGCTTAACTTTAGGGGCCGAGATCTTCTGCATTTGACTCAAGATACCCTCGAACACTCCAGTAAAGTGAAAAATTCATTTATATTCAACACATTTGTCCTGTGTCAG